The Silvibacterium dinghuense DNA window CATACAGCGGCTGTGGGATGAGCATCGCGACGACATTCAGATTCAGCAGATCATCCAGTACATCTTTGACGAGCAGTGGTCCGCCCTGCGCCGCTATTGCAATGAGCGTCACATTCAATTGATTGGCGATGTCGCCATCTTCGTGAATTACGATAGCGCCGATGTCTGGAACAACCCCGGCATCTTCGAGCTCGATCAAGACCTCGCTCCCATCCGTGTGGCCGGTGTACCTCCTGACTACTTCTCCGCCACCGGACAGCGCTGGGGCAATCCGCTCTACCGCTGGGATGTACTCGAGCAGCAGCGCTTCGCCTGGTGGATCGATCGCGTGCGCCGCGCTCAGTCGCTCTATGACATCATCCGCCTCGACCATTTCCGCGGCTTCGAGGCCTTCTGGGCCATCCCCGCGGAGAACGATACCGCTGTCGAAGGCGCATGGATCAAGGCTCCCGGAGTACATCTCTTCCAGACGCTACGCGATGAGCTCGGCGTGCTGCCCTTTATTGCCGAGGACCTTGGCGTCATTACCGCAGAAGTCGATGCGATGCGCGAGCAGTTCGAGTTTCCCGGCATGCGCATCTTCCAGTTCGGCTTCGGCAACCGCCACGCGCATAACTATCTGCCGCACCATTACGTGCGCAACACCGTCGTCTACACCGGCACGCATGACAACAACACTACGCGAGGCTGGTGGGAAGAAGAGTCTTCCGCCATCGAAAAAACTGAGGCAAGCGCGTACCTCGGAACCGCTGGGAACGACTTCGTGTGGGACATGATCCGCAGCGCCGAGGCTTCGGTCGCCGATCTCTGCCTCATCCCCGTACAGGATCTCCTTAACCTCGGCTCCTTCGCGCGCATGAACATGCCCTCACGCGCGGCCGGAAACTGGAGCTGGCGCTGCGAGCCT harbors:
- the malQ gene encoding 4-alpha-glucanotransferase — translated: MLLMPFERASGLLLHITSLPSYGGIGDLGPAAYEFADFLHAAKQRLWQVLPLSPTGYGNSPYAALSAFAGNPLLISLELLAQSGWLKPEKIKDLPAPHGPVDFEAAARIKMPLIEEAARGFLFSHTDEQWQLFENYRRTNWSWLEPFALYSVLRHKYNQVSWNEWPSGLAHRAPNAIQRLWDEHRDDIQIQQIIQYIFDEQWSALRRYCNERHIQLIGDVAIFVNYDSADVWNNPGIFELDQDLAPIRVAGVPPDYFSATGQRWGNPLYRWDVLEQQRFAWWIDRVRRAQSLYDIIRLDHFRGFEAFWAIPAENDTAVEGAWIKAPGVHLFQTLRDELGVLPFIAEDLGVITAEVDAMREQFEFPGMRIFQFGFGNRHAHNYLPHHYVRNTVVYTGTHDNNTTRGWWEEESSAIEKTEASAYLGTAGNDFVWDMIRSAEASVADLCLIPVQDLLNLGSFARMNMPSRAAGNWSWRCEPGVLTTELAEKLAAITAVSDRDYVPPQEQTEEAAKTEE